The sequence below is a genomic window from Bradyrhizobium septentrionale.
GCCTCGTCGGGGTCACGCTGCCGTAATGCCCGCGTCACATTGGTCAGGCGGGTGCCGAACAGGAACACCGAGACGCGCTTGCGGGCGTCGGTGATGGCATGCAGGAAGTGCAGGAACAGCCGGGTGTACTCGCTCATCGAGCCGGAGATATCGAGCAGCGCAACGATCGGCGCCGGCTTCTCGATCCGGCCGAGCTTTCTGATGTCGATGATCTCGCCGCCGGTGCGCAGCGAGTTGCGCACGGTGCGACGCATGTCGAGCCGCAAGCCCCGCGCGTCCGGCTGGTAGCGGCGGGTGACGAGCTCGGCCTGCGGCAGCCGCATCTTGGCGATCTCTCTGACGACCTCGGCGATCTCGGCCGCGGTCATCTGCGCAAAATCCTTCTTCTGCAGCACCTCCTTGTCGGAGACCGAGAGCTTGAGCTCCTGCTCCTGGGCCTGCGGCCGCTCCTCGTGGCGCGCCGGTTGCGCTAATGCCTCCTGGACCCGGCGCGAGGCCGGCGGCGGCTTCTTTTTGGCGTGATCCGGCAGCGGCACCGAATCCAGCATGCTCTTCCACTCCTCGGCGGCGCGGAAGAACAGCGCAAAGGCCTGGCGGAAGATCAGCGCATGCTCATGGCGCTTGACGAAGATGGCTTCCAGCGTGGCGTAGAAATCGCCGCGGTGACCGACCTCGATCAGCTGCAGCGCATCGAGCGCATCGATCACCGAACCCGGCCCGACCGGGAGCCCGGCCGCCCGCAGCGCGCGGGCAAAGCCGATCACGTTGTCGGCCATGTGGCCGGTCGGAGGCGCGAGGTGGTTGATCGGCATCGTATGTGCACTCTCTCCAACTCGTCATTCCGGGACGCGCGCAGCGCGGGCCCGGAATCCATTTATCAACGCCAATGCGGTCCAATGGCTTCCGGGCTCGCGCCAAGTGGCGCGCCCCCGGAATGACAGCTAGTCGCTCGTCGCTTCCTTCAATGTCTTCTGCAACGCATCGCCCTGCATGCGCGCGATGTCGTCCTGATACTTCAGCAGCGCGCCCAGCGTGTCGCCGACCACCTGCGGCGTCAGCGAGCGCGCGTCGAGCTCGGACAGCGCGGTGGCCCAGTCGATGGTCTCGGCCACGCCCGGCGACTTGTAGAAATCCTGGTTGCGCAGCGCCTGCACGAAGCGGACGACCTGCTGCGACAGCTTTGCGGAGATGCCCGGCACCCGCGACTTGACGATCGCGAGCTCGCGCTCGGCGATCGGATAGTCCACCCAATGATAGAGGCAGCGGCGCTTCAGCGCGTCGTGGATCTCGCGGGTGCGGTTCGAGGTGATGATCACGATCGGCGGCGCCGGCGCCTTCACGGTGCCGAGCTCGGGAATCGTGACCTGGAAGTCGCTGAGGATTTCCAGCAGATACGCCTCGAACGCCTCGTCGGCGCGGTCGAGCTCGTCGATCAGCAGCACCGGGGGACCTGCGACATCCGGCTCGAGCGCCTGCAACAGCGGCCGCTTGATCAGGAAACGCTCGGCGAAAATATCGCTCGCGAGCTGGTCGCGATCGGTGTCCCCTGAGGCTTCCGCGAGGCGGATCGCGATCATCTGCGCCGCGCTGCTCCACTCATAGACCGCGGAGGCGACGTCGAGGCCTTCATAGCATTGCAGGCGGATCAGCTTGCGCCCGAGCGCCGCCGACAGGACCTTTGCGATCTCGGTCTTGCCGACGCCGGCCTCGCCTTCGAGGAACAGCGGCCGGCCCATGCGCAGCGCCAAATAGGTCACGGTCGCGAGCGACCGTTCGGCGAGGTAGCCGCGCGACGTCAACAGCTCCTCGAGCGCATCGACGGAAGTGGGTAACGCCGATGCACTCATGGAACAGCCAGT
It includes:
- a CDS encoding vWA domain-containing protein; amino-acid sequence: MPINHLAPPTGHMADNVIGFARALRAAGLPVGPGSVIDALDALQLIEVGHRGDFYATLEAIFVKRHEHALIFRQAFALFFRAAEEWKSMLDSVPLPDHAKKKPPPASRRVQEALAQPARHEERPQAQEQELKLSVSDKEVLQKKDFAQMTAAEIAEVVREIAKMRLPQAELVTRRYQPDARGLRLDMRRTVRNSLRTGGEIIDIRKLGRIEKPAPIVALLDISGSMSEYTRLFLHFLHAITDARKRVSVFLFGTRLTNVTRALRQRDPDEALASCSSSVEDWAGGTRIATSLHTFNQLWARRVLGQGAIVLLISDGLEREADAKLAFEMDRLHRSCRRLIWLNPLLRYSGFEAKAQGIKMMLPHVDEFRPVHNLTSIKGLIGALSSPPPAHHRSLIRSVA
- a CDS encoding AAA family ATPase, which gives rise to MSASALPTSVDALEELLTSRGYLAERSLATVTYLALRMGRPLFLEGEAGVGKTEIAKVLSAALGRKLIRLQCYEGLDVASAVYEWSSAAQMIAIRLAEASGDTDRDQLASDIFAERFLIKRPLLQALEPDVAGPPVLLIDELDRADEAFEAYLLEILSDFQVTIPELGTVKAPAPPIVIITSNRTREIHDALKRRCLYHWVDYPIAERELAIVKSRVPGISAKLSQQVVRFVQALRNQDFYKSPGVAETIDWATALSELDARSLTPQVVGDTLGALLKYQDDIARMQGDALQKTLKEATSD